TCTGCGGCGATCGCCGCGCGTAAATTACAAACTGCTGACCCTGCCGACATTTTCTAGGAATTAAGCATGTTTAAATCGCCAGAAAGGCCCATCATTGAGACTTCTGACCCCGCTATCTCAATGATCCATTTGAATCATTATTACGGTCAAGGCTCATTGCGGAAACAGGTTTTGTTTGACATTAATTTGCAAATCGATCGGGGCGAAATCATTATTATGACTGGACCATCAGGTTCTGGTAAGACAACATTGTTAACGTTAATAGGCAGTTTACGCTCTATTCAAGACGGAAGTTTAAGCATTTTAGGATACGACTTATTCAATGCCAGCAAAGAACAGATGACCCTTGCTCGCCGCAATATTGGTTATATTTTTCAAGCGCATAATCTACTAAACTTCCTAACGGTATATCAGAATGTAGAAATGGCATTAGAGATTCATGAGGTGACAGCAACAGAGGCAGATAATCGCATTCGGAATGTATTAATCGCAGTGGGATTGGAAGATCGCATGGACTACTATCCAGGAAATCTCTCAGGCGGACAAAAACAAAGAGTGGCGATCGCTCGTGCGCTAGTCAGTCAGCCTAAAATTATTTTGGCAGATGAACCCACAGCAGCATTGGATAAGAAATCGGGGCGAGATGTAGTAGAAATTATGGAGAAACTTGCTAAAGATCAGGGTTGTACGATCTTGCTAGTGACCCATGACAATCGTATTCTCGATCTTGCCGATCGCATTATTTACATGGAAGATGGATATCTGGTGAACCGTTCTGATGTCGATGCGATCGTTCAATAGGTTTTTCAGTTCTTAGGTGATGACTATGCGCTAGTAGCCCACCAATTCAAATGAAACGAACGGTCGACGAGTCGCTGATGCTAAATTTGAGGTTGCTTGCCGCTGATTTGAGCCATTATACGGTTCATCAAGGTACTATGCAGGAATGTCTGAGAGTTTATTGAGTAGCAATTGATTGGACTACAACATAGTACTAACTAGAATAGTTCTCTATTGGTATCCCGGTATCTATGATATGCCCAAAAAATCAACAATTCAAGCAGCAAAAGAGCCTTTTTTGCCAGCAATGCGGGAACTAGTTAGGGCATATCAAGCTTTTTCCGCTTACTCTGAGGCACACGTTCGACAGTTTGATTTAACGCCCGCGCAGTTTGATGTGATTGCCACCTTGGGCAATACTAATGGCATGAGTATGGGCGAAATTGGGGAGAAAACTTTGATTACCAAAGGCACTTTAGGGTAGTCCAGAAGTATGAGTTGCTAATTGGCGCAGAGTAATAGATTGAATTGGAGTAGTCCACTGGCTAACGATCGCGGCTGGCAGATAGAGGTGGATTGGATCATTCAAAGCAACTATGCCGTCATTCACCAATGTAGCGAGAACCGTTCCAGTCAAAACCTTAGTGACAGAACCAATTTCATAAATTTTCTGTGCATTAGGAAGTGCATGATTGGCGTCACTACTCTTGCCAAATCCC
The Timaviella obliquedivisa GSE-PSE-MK23-08B DNA segment above includes these coding regions:
- a CDS encoding DevA family ABC transporter ATP-binding protein, whose protein sequence is MFKSPERPIIETSDPAISMIHLNHYYGQGSLRKQVLFDINLQIDRGEIIIMTGPSGSGKTTLLTLIGSLRSIQDGSLSILGYDLFNASKEQMTLARRNIGYIFQAHNLLNFLTVYQNVEMALEIHEVTATEADNRIRNVLIAVGLEDRMDYYPGNLSGGQKQRVAIARALVSQPKIILADEPTAALDKKSGRDVVEIMEKLAKDQGCTILLVTHDNRILDLADRIIYMEDGYLVNRSDVDAIVQ
- a CDS encoding serine hydrolase; its protein translation is MNIQNLESKISQITNDYVDKTENVALTIGVIQQEHSYVKGFGKSSDANHALPNAQKIYEIGSVTKVLTGTVLATLVNDGIVALNDPIHLYLPAAIVSQWTTPIQSITLRQLATHTSGLP